In the Purpureocillium takamizusanense chromosome 5, complete sequence genome, one interval contains:
- the PHO85 gene encoding negative regulator of the PHO system (EggNog:ENOG503NVF8~COG:T), producing MDGKRHPSSFQQLEKLGEGTYATVFKGRNRQTGELVALKEIHLDSEEGTPSTAIREISLMKELKHENIVALHDVIHTENKLMLVFEYMDGDLKRYMDTHGERGALKPATIKSFMYQLLKGIDFCHQNRVLHRDLKPQNLLINSKGLLKLGDFGLARAFGIPVNTFSNEVVTLWYRAPDVLLGSRTYNTSIDIWSAGCIMAEMYTGRPLFPGTTNEDQIIRIFRIMGTPTERTWPGITQYPEYKPSFQMYATQDLRNILHAIDPTGIDLLQRMLQLRPELRISAHDALQHPWFNDIVMHQQQQQQQQHQQALHAQQARAYQQGVPTQNFDNY from the exons ATGGATGGCAAACGACACCCCAGCTCCTTCCAgcagctggagaagctgggcgAAGGCACCTATGCAACC GTTTTCAAAGGCAGGAATCGCCAAACGGGCGAGCTGGTGGCACTCAAGGAGATTCACCTCGACTCGGAAGAAGGGACACCGTCGACTGCGATTCGCGAGATCTCACTTATGAAGGAGCTCAAGCACGAGAATATTGTCGCCCTCCACGACGTGATCCACACCGAGAACAAGCTCATGCTCGTGTTTGAGTACATGGATGGCGACTTGAAGAGGTACATGGACACAcatggcgagcgaggcgcccTGAAGCCCGCCACCATCAAGTCCTTCATGTATCAGCTGCTCAAGGGAATCGACTTTTGCCACCAGAACCGCGTCCTGCACCGCGACCTGAAGCCGCAGAACCTCCTTATCAACAGCAAGGGGCTCTTGAAGTTGGGCGATTTCGGCCTGGCCCGCGCGTTTGGCATCCCGGTCAACACCTTTTCCAACGAGGTCGTCACCCTGTGGTACCGAGCCCCCGATGTGCTCCTGGGCAGCCGCACGTACAACACGAGCATTGACATCTGGTCCGCCGGCTGCATCATGGCGGAGATGTACACGGGCCGGCCCCTCTTCCCGGGCACGACCAACGAGGATCAGATCATTAGGATATTCCGCATTATGGGCACACCGACGGAGCGCACCTGGCCGGGTATCACGCAATATCCCGAGTACAAACCAAGCTTCCAGATGTACGCGACGCAGGACCTGCGCAACATTCTGCATGCCATCGACCCAACCGGTATCGATCTGCTTCAGCGCATGCTCCAGCTGCGACCCGAACTCCGCATCAGCGCGCACGACGCCTTGCAGCACCCGTGGTTCAACGACATTGTCAtgcaccagcaacagcagcagcagcagcagcatcagcaggcCCTGCATGCGCAACAGGCACGGGCGTACCAACAAGGCGTGCCAACCCAAAACTTTGACAACTACTAG